Proteins encoded within one genomic window of Mycolicibacterium monacense:
- a CDS encoding MmpS family protein, whose amino-acid sequence MLSVAKKAWIPIVVVVVVLIAGFTVHRIRGFFGADGITVTPRVFADDPEPFDPKVVRYEITGSGSYANINYLDLDSKPQRLDNTALPWEITLETTEASAAPNIFAQGDGDSITCRIIVDDEVKDERTATGVNALTYCFVKSA is encoded by the coding sequence ATGTTGAGTGTCGCCAAGAAGGCGTGGATACCCATTGTTGTCGTCGTTGTGGTGCTGATCGCGGGGTTCACCGTGCACCGCATCCGGGGCTTCTTCGGTGCCGACGGCATCACCGTCACGCCAAGGGTCTTCGCCGATGACCCGGAGCCGTTCGACCCGAAGGTCGTCCGCTACGAGATCACCGGTAGCGGAAGCTACGCCAACATCAACTACCTCGACCTCGACTCCAAACCGCAACGCCTGGACAACACAGCACTTCCCTGGGAGATCACCCTCGAGACAACGGAGGCGTCCGCCGCCCCCAACATCTTCGCCCAGGGCGACGGCGATTCGATCACCTGCCGAATCATCGTCGATGACGAAGTGAAAGACGAGAGGACCGCCACCGGCGTGAACGCCCTGACCTACTGCTTCGTGAAGTCCGCATGA
- a CDS encoding MMPL/RND family transporter: MSAPTTDARTDAFPPQKPPHRGFIPRTIRALAVPIILVWIAIVAVLNVIVPQLEEVGQMRAVSMSPNDAPAMISMQRVGEVFEEGDSDSNVMIVLEGEEPLGDAAHAFYDDMIDKLEADPKHVQSVQDFWSDPMTASGSQSNDGKAAYVQVKLAGNQGEALANESVEAVQHIVGSLEPPPGVKAFVTGPAALAADQHIAGDRSMRLIEMVTFTVIIVMLLLVYRSIVTVLLMLVTVVLSLAAARGVVSFLGYHEIIGLSTFATNLLVTLAIAAATDYAIFLIGRYQEARGLGEDKETAFYTMFHGTAHVVVGSGLTIAGATFCLSFTRLPYFQTLGVPLAIGMVVVVLTSLTLGAAMITVASKFGLLEPKRAMRVRGWRKVGAATVRWPGPILIATIALSLIGLLTLPGYRTNYNDRNYLPADLPANEGYAAADRHFSNARLNPELLMIETDHDLRNSADFLVINKISKAIFGVEGISRVQSITRPDGKPISNTSIPFMIGMQGTQQKLTEKYNEGLTAQMLKQAEDMQTTIDNMETMQGITVQMADVTHSMVAKMKDMTVDVEELRDHIANFDDFFRPIRNYFYWEPHCYNIPVCFAIRSVFDTLDGINVMTDDIKAIIPDMERLDTLMPQMVALMPKMIETMKTMKVMMLNMYSTQKGMQDQATAMQGDTTVMGEAFDASMNDDSFYLPPEVFDNADFKRGMEQFISPDGKSVRFIISHDGDPLTPEGIAKIDKIETAAKEAVKGTPLEGSTIYLGGSAAMFKDMNDGNTYDLLIAAIASLALIFIIMLLITRSVVASAVIVGTVVLSLGASFGLSVLIWQHIIGIELHWMVMAMSVIILLAVGADYNLLLVSRLKEEIGAGLRTGIIRAMGGSGSVVTAAGLVFAFTMISMAVSELTVIAQVGTTIGLGLLFDTLVIRAFMTPSIAALLGKWFWWPQRVRNQPVPSPWPSPGPGLPPKAPEPTSV; encoded by the coding sequence ATGAGCGCGCCCACGACCGACGCGCGCACCGACGCCTTCCCGCCGCAGAAGCCCCCGCACCGGGGATTCATCCCACGGACCATCCGCGCGCTCGCCGTGCCGATCATCCTCGTCTGGATCGCCATCGTCGCGGTCCTCAACGTCATCGTCCCGCAGCTCGAAGAGGTCGGGCAGATGCGCGCGGTGTCGATGAGCCCCAACGACGCGCCGGCGATGATCTCGATGCAACGCGTCGGCGAGGTCTTCGAAGAGGGCGACTCCGACAGCAACGTGATGATCGTGCTGGAGGGCGAGGAGCCGCTCGGGGACGCCGCGCACGCGTTCTACGACGACATGATCGACAAGCTCGAAGCCGACCCCAAGCACGTCCAGTCGGTGCAGGACTTCTGGAGCGACCCGATGACCGCATCGGGCTCGCAGAGCAACGACGGCAAGGCCGCCTATGTTCAGGTGAAGCTCGCCGGTAACCAGGGTGAGGCGCTGGCCAACGAGTCGGTGGAAGCCGTACAGCACATCGTCGGAAGCCTCGAACCGCCGCCGGGCGTCAAGGCCTTCGTGACCGGTCCGGCCGCCCTGGCCGCCGATCAGCACATCGCCGGCGACCGGAGTATGCGGTTGATCGAGATGGTCACCTTCACGGTGATCATCGTGATGCTGCTGCTCGTCTACCGCTCGATCGTGACCGTGCTGCTGATGCTCGTCACCGTGGTGCTGTCACTGGCGGCCGCGCGCGGTGTGGTGTCGTTCCTCGGCTACCACGAGATCATCGGGCTCTCGACCTTCGCCACCAACCTGCTGGTCACGCTGGCCATCGCGGCGGCCACCGACTACGCGATCTTCCTGATCGGCCGATATCAGGAAGCCCGAGGTCTCGGAGAGGACAAAGAGACCGCGTTCTACACGATGTTCCACGGAACCGCGCACGTCGTGGTCGGTTCCGGTCTGACCATCGCCGGTGCCACGTTCTGCCTCAGCTTCACCCGGCTGCCGTACTTCCAGACTCTCGGTGTTCCGCTGGCGATCGGCATGGTCGTCGTCGTCCTCACCTCGCTGACCCTGGGTGCGGCGATGATCACCGTCGCCAGCAAGTTCGGCCTGCTCGAGCCCAAGCGGGCGATGCGCGTCCGCGGGTGGCGCAAGGTCGGTGCGGCGACCGTGCGCTGGCCCGGACCGATCCTGATCGCCACTATCGCGCTCTCGCTGATCGGTCTGCTGACGCTGCCCGGCTACCGCACGAACTACAACGACCGCAACTACCTTCCCGCGGATCTGCCGGCCAACGAGGGCTACGCGGCAGCGGACCGGCACTTCTCCAACGCCCGGCTGAACCCGGAACTGCTGATGATCGAGACCGACCACGATCTGCGGAACTCCGCGGACTTCCTGGTCATCAACAAGATCTCGAAGGCGATCTTCGGGGTCGAGGGCATCTCGCGGGTGCAGTCCATCACCCGGCCCGACGGTAAGCCCATCTCGAATACGTCGATCCCGTTCATGATCGGTATGCAGGGCACCCAGCAGAAGCTGACCGAGAAGTACAACGAGGGCCTGACGGCGCAGATGCTCAAACAGGCCGAGGACATGCAGACGACCATCGACAACATGGAGACGATGCAGGGCATCACCGTGCAGATGGCCGACGTCACCCACAGCATGGTCGCCAAGATGAAGGACATGACCGTCGACGTCGAGGAATTGCGCGACCACATCGCCAATTTCGACGACTTCTTCCGGCCGATCCGCAATTACTTCTACTGGGAACCGCACTGCTACAACATCCCGGTCTGCTTCGCGATCCGGTCGGTGTTCGACACCCTCGACGGCATCAACGTGATGACCGACGACATCAAGGCGATCATCCCGGACATGGAACGCCTCGACACGCTGATGCCGCAGATGGTTGCGCTGATGCCGAAGATGATCGAGACCATGAAGACCATGAAGGTCATGATGCTGAACATGTATTCCACCCAGAAGGGAATGCAGGATCAGGCGACCGCGATGCAGGGCGATACGACCGTCATGGGCGAGGCCTTCGACGCATCGATGAACGACGACTCGTTCTACCTGCCGCCCGAGGTGTTCGACAACGCCGACTTCAAACGCGGTATGGAGCAGTTCATCTCACCCGACGGCAAGTCCGTGCGGTTCATCATCAGCCATGACGGTGACCCGCTGACCCCCGAGGGCATCGCCAAGATCGACAAGATCGAGACCGCCGCCAAGGAGGCCGTCAAGGGCACCCCGCTGGAAGGGTCGACGATCTACCTCGGCGGTAGCGCCGCGATGTTCAAGGACATGAACGACGGCAACACCTACGACCTGTTGATCGCCGCAATCGCCTCGCTCGCACTGATCTTCATCATCATGCTGCTCATCACCCGCAGCGTGGTGGCGTCCGCGGTGATCGTCGGCACGGTGGTGTTGTCGCTGGGCGCCTCGTTCGGCCTGTCCGTACTGATCTGGCAGCACATCATCGGGATCGAACTGCACTGGATGGTGATGGCGATGTCGGTCATCATCCTGTTGGCGGTCGGCGCGGACTACAACCTGCTCCTGGTCTCCCGGCTCAAGGAGGAGATCGGTGCGGGTCTGCGCACCGGCATCATCCGGGCCATGGGCGGCAGCGGCTCGGTGGTGACCGCGGCCGGTCTGGTGTTCGCGTTCACGATGATCTCGATGGCGGTCAGTGAGCTGACGGTGATCGCCCAGGTGGGTACGACGATCGGCCTGGGCCTGCTGTTCGACACCCTGGTCATCCGCGCCTTCATGACGCCGTCGATCGCGGCGTTGCTGGGCAAGTGGTTCTGGTGGCCGCAGCGGGTGCGCAACCAGCCGGTGCCGTCGCCGTGGCCTTCACCAGGGCCCGGGCTTCCGCCGAAGGCACCCGAACCCACGAGCGTCTGA
- a CDS encoding SGNH/GDSL hydrolase family protein, which yields MAMKRVLCFGDSLTWGWVPVEDGVPTERYPRDVRWTGVLADELGADYTVIEEGLSARTTSADDPSDPRLNGAAYLPACLASHLPLDLVVIMLGTNDTKAYFHREPLDIAMGMGILVTQVLTAAGGVGTVYPAPRTLVVAPPPLAQIPHPWFDLIFAGGHEKTAALSSAYSALASHMKVDFFDAGSVISTDGVDGIHFTEQNNRDLGAALAAQVRTLLS from the coding sequence ATGGCCATGAAACGTGTTCTGTGCTTCGGGGACTCGCTGACCTGGGGGTGGGTCCCGGTCGAGGACGGGGTGCCCACCGAACGCTATCCGCGCGACGTGCGGTGGACCGGCGTCCTCGCCGACGAACTGGGCGCCGACTACACCGTCATCGAAGAAGGGCTCAGCGCACGCACCACCTCAGCCGACGACCCCAGCGATCCGCGACTGAACGGTGCGGCCTACCTACCGGCCTGTCTGGCCAGCCACCTGCCACTGGACCTCGTCGTGATCATGCTCGGCACCAACGACACCAAGGCGTACTTCCACCGCGAACCGCTGGACATCGCCATGGGGATGGGGATCCTGGTCACCCAGGTCCTCACCGCCGCGGGCGGCGTCGGCACCGTGTATCCGGCACCCCGGACCCTGGTCGTCGCCCCGCCGCCGCTGGCGCAGATCCCCCACCCGTGGTTCGACCTGATCTTCGCGGGCGGGCACGAGAAGACCGCCGCACTGTCGAGCGCCTATTCGGCGCTGGCCTCGCACATGAAGGTCGACTTCTTCGATGCCGGCTCGGTCATCAGCACCGACGGGGTCGACGGCATCCACTTCACCGAGCAGAACAACCGGGACCTCGGCGCGGCGCTGGCCGCGCAGGTGCGCACGCTACTTTCGTAG
- a CDS encoding SRPBCC family protein: protein MTVSMVDNGPGQVSRSVEVDAPVAEVFAVVADPRRHHEFDGSGTVGANIDAPANLVAGARFSTKMRMFGVPYRITSTVTALNPDRLVEWRHPFGHHWRFEFEEISPTRTRVTETFDFRDTGVLKDRIGYYERTGFAKRNATGIEATLRRLRDRFSGGRVS, encoded by the coding sequence ATGACGGTTTCGATGGTAGACAACGGACCGGGTCAGGTCAGTCGGTCCGTCGAGGTCGACGCGCCGGTGGCGGAGGTGTTCGCGGTGGTCGCCGATCCGCGGCGCCACCACGAGTTCGACGGATCCGGCACCGTGGGCGCCAACATCGATGCGCCCGCGAATCTGGTTGCGGGTGCCCGGTTCTCGACGAAGATGCGGATGTTCGGGGTGCCGTACCGGATCACCAGCACCGTCACCGCCCTGAACCCGGATCGGCTGGTCGAATGGCGGCATCCGTTCGGCCACCACTGGCGGTTCGAGTTCGAGGAGATCTCGCCGACGCGGACGCGGGTGACGGAGACCTTCGACTTCCGCGACACAGGTGTGCTCAAGGACCGGATCGGCTACTACGAGCGGACCGGATTCGCCAAGCGCAACGCGACGGGCATCGAGGCGACACTGCGCCGGTTGCGCGACCGGTTCAGCGGTGGTCGGGTGTCGTAA
- a CDS encoding TetR/AcrR family transcriptional regulator — MVTPRSRRSDAFANVHRIVAAAREVFGRDGVNATLSQVAEAAGVANATLYRHFPNRRALAAAVYEDIVVTDIKPAILALGRDAPRAAFIDALAHLEDVMFRQRPLLTSIGDLADLTAQLFTRDREQFDDMIMQAQATGALRPDLTADDVATFVAMVTTASVAMNQPRPVRRRYLSLMFDALNPAAAEPLTTPDHR, encoded by the coding sequence ATGGTGACTCCGCGCAGTCGCCGCTCGGACGCGTTCGCCAACGTCCACCGCATCGTCGCCGCCGCCCGCGAGGTGTTCGGCCGTGACGGCGTCAACGCGACGCTGAGCCAGGTGGCCGAAGCCGCCGGCGTCGCCAACGCCACGCTCTACCGTCACTTCCCGAACCGTCGCGCCCTGGCCGCCGCCGTCTACGAGGACATCGTCGTCACCGACATCAAACCGGCGATCCTCGCACTGGGCCGCGATGCCCCACGCGCAGCGTTCATCGACGCCCTCGCCCACCTCGAGGACGTCATGTTCCGCCAGCGTCCGCTGCTGACCTCGATCGGTGACCTCGCCGACCTCACCGCACAGTTGTTCACGCGCGACCGCGAGCAGTTCGACGACATGATCATGCAAGCGCAGGCGACGGGTGCGCTGCGGCCCGACCTCACCGCCGACGACGTGGCGACGTTCGTGGCGATGGTGACCACCGCGTCGGTCGCGATGAACCAGCCACGGCCGGTGCGGCGCCGCTACCTCAGCCTGATGTTCGATGCGCTCAATCCCGCTGCGGCCGAGCCACTTACGACACCCGACCACCGCTGA
- a CDS encoding alpha/beta fold hydrolase, translating into MPTLTLPTATINYRVAGPENSQFPPVVFVHGALVDHRLWDPVADILSAKGFRCVLPDWPLGSHRIPVDSELSPTSVAAMVHDLLTTLGLDDVTLVGNDTGGAICQLVVDAYPDLIGRLVLTNCDAFDKFPPFPFNVVFAMLRGQVSIKVLTELMRVRVLRQSPLGFGLLSRPHPELTASWLEPCRTDAGVRANLATLLRHIAATDLTVVADRLPQFTKPVRLVWGMRDRCFTPALGRRLTGQFPDATMVEVPDASTFVALDAPHAVADAVEALSRSATGAQ; encoded by the coding sequence ATGCCCACTCTCACGTTGCCGACCGCAACCATCAACTACCGCGTCGCCGGTCCGGAGAACTCGCAGTTCCCGCCGGTGGTGTTCGTCCACGGTGCGCTCGTCGACCACCGGCTGTGGGATCCCGTGGCAGATATTCTGTCGGCCAAAGGTTTTCGCTGCGTGCTACCCGACTGGCCGTTGGGGTCGCACCGCATCCCGGTCGACTCCGAACTGTCGCCGACAAGTGTGGCCGCAATGGTCCATGACCTCCTCACGACGCTCGGGCTGGATGACGTCACGCTGGTCGGCAACGACACCGGCGGCGCAATCTGCCAATTGGTGGTCGACGCATACCCGGACCTGATCGGCCGCCTGGTCCTCACGAATTGCGATGCCTTCGACAAGTTCCCACCCTTCCCGTTCAACGTGGTCTTCGCGATGTTGCGCGGCCAGGTGTCGATCAAGGTGCTGACCGAGCTGATGCGGGTCCGCGTGTTGCGCCAGTCGCCTCTCGGGTTCGGGTTGCTGAGCCGGCCGCATCCCGAGCTCACCGCGTCGTGGCTGGAGCCCTGCAGGACGGACGCCGGTGTGCGCGCGAATCTGGCGACGCTGCTGAGGCACATCGCCGCAACGGATCTCACCGTCGTCGCGGACCGGCTACCGCAATTCACCAAGCCGGTGCGGCTGGTGTGGGGTATGCGGGACCGCTGCTTCACTCCGGCGCTGGGCCGTCGGCTGACAGGTCAGTTCCCCGACGCGACGATGGTCGAGGTGCCGGACGCGAGCACGTTCGTCGCCCTGGACGCGCCGCACGCGGTCGCCGATGCGGTGGAAGCGCTGTCACGGAGTGCGACCGGCGCTCAGTAG
- a CDS encoding TetR/AcrR family transcriptional regulator, with translation MKVNDASAAAKPVRRTQAQRTAETRSRLVAAGRRLFAQQPFTDVSTQAIVEAAGVTRGALYHQFADKSALFEAVYEEVEQELVAEIAGAIEAGEASDHLAAMRAGARLFLERCASPDIHRIALVNAPAVLGWERWREIGAHYGLGVIEAMLAQAIADGAIPEQPVRPTAHMVLGALDEAALYISRAEDAEQALVEMYAVCDRLIDGIAGRFATPR, from the coding sequence ATGAAAGTCAACGACGCGTCTGCTGCGGCCAAGCCAGTTCGGCGGACGCAGGCGCAGCGCACCGCGGAGACCAGGTCCCGGCTCGTCGCGGCCGGCCGGCGGCTGTTCGCGCAGCAGCCGTTCACCGACGTGTCCACGCAGGCGATCGTCGAAGCGGCGGGCGTGACCCGTGGCGCGCTCTATCACCAATTCGCCGACAAATCCGCGTTGTTCGAGGCGGTCTACGAAGAGGTGGAGCAGGAACTGGTGGCGGAGATCGCCGGCGCCATCGAAGCAGGCGAGGCGTCTGACCACCTGGCGGCGATGCGGGCGGGTGCCAGGCTCTTTCTCGAGAGGTGCGCGTCCCCTGACATCCATCGCATCGCGCTGGTCAATGCTCCGGCAGTGCTCGGATGGGAGCGGTGGCGTGAGATCGGTGCCCACTACGGCCTCGGGGTGATCGAGGCCATGCTGGCGCAGGCCATCGCCGACGGCGCCATCCCTGAGCAACCGGTGCGGCCGACGGCACACATGGTGCTGGGCGCACTCGACGAGGCCGCCCTCTACATCTCCCGGGCCGAGGATGCCGAGCAGGCACTGGTGGAGATGTACGCGGTCTGCGATCGGCTGATCGACGGGATCGCCGGGCGGTTCGCCACACCGAGATGA
- a CDS encoding AAA family ATPase, translated as MTAARIRPDQQSLAETQRIVRAVGEAFGAKVVGQRNLRESLLIGLLTGGHVLIESVPGLAKTTAARVIASAIDGAFQRIQCTPDLLPSDIIGTQIYDSTTNRFVTQLGPVHANIVLLDEINRSSAKTQSAMLEAMEERQTTIAGQVYPLPEPFLVVATQNPVDQEGTYPLSEAQTDRFMIKDLLEYPTVDEEVEVMARIDAGVYDAEHHSSPVVGLDDVRRAQHVVRGVHMDPVLVQYSSRLVEVTRQPDQYLPKQIARFVSYGASPRATIALCQTARARAVLAGRGHVLPEDVAAVTHRVLRHRLILGFEAANADVTADRVVDAVLQAVRVP; from the coding sequence ATGACTGCCGCACGAATCCGACCCGATCAGCAATCTCTGGCCGAAACGCAGCGCATCGTGCGCGCGGTCGGCGAGGCTTTCGGCGCCAAGGTCGTCGGTCAGCGCAACCTCAGGGAATCCCTGCTGATCGGCCTGCTGACCGGCGGACACGTCCTCATCGAGAGCGTGCCCGGCCTGGCCAAGACCACCGCGGCGCGCGTCATCGCCTCCGCCATCGACGGCGCGTTCCAGCGCATCCAGTGCACACCCGACCTGTTGCCCAGCGACATCATCGGCACCCAGATCTACGATTCGACCACCAACCGGTTCGTCACCCAGCTGGGGCCGGTGCACGCCAACATCGTGCTGCTCGACGAGATCAACCGCTCGAGCGCCAAGACCCAGAGCGCGATGCTCGAGGCGATGGAGGAACGGCAGACGACCATCGCCGGTCAGGTCTATCCGCTGCCCGAACCGTTCCTCGTCGTCGCCACCCAGAACCCCGTCGACCAGGAGGGCACGTATCCGCTCTCGGAGGCCCAGACCGACCGGTTCATGATCAAGGATCTGCTGGAGTACCCGACCGTCGACGAAGAGGTCGAGGTGATGGCCCGCATCGACGCGGGTGTCTACGACGCCGAACACCACAGCTCGCCGGTCGTCGGTCTGGACGACGTGCGGCGCGCCCAGCACGTGGTGCGCGGCGTCCACATGGACCCGGTACTCGTGCAGTACTCGAGTCGCCTCGTCGAGGTGACGCGCCAACCCGACCAGTACCTGCCGAAGCAGATCGCGCGGTTCGTCTCCTACGGGGCCAGTCCGCGCGCCACCATTGCGCTCTGTCAGACCGCCCGCGCACGGGCCGTGCTGGCGGGGCGCGGACATGTGCTGCCGGAGGACGTCGCCGCGGTGACCCACCGAGTCCTACGTCACCGGTTGATCCTCGGATTCGAGGCGGCCAACGCCGACGTCACCGCGGACCGCGTCGTCGACGCCGTGCTGCAGGCCGTGCGGGTGCCCTAA
- a CDS encoding DUF58 domain-containing protein, whose protein sequence is MGKHLNRARAHFGKDTRGLLDGGRYALLHTRSLEFDDLRPYVPGDDVRDIDWKASARSGSVLIKRFVSEKHHKILLVADAGRNMSALAPSGECKRDVAAHAMGAIGLISLNRLDEVGMVLGDARGSANLPARRGENHVESLLHRWYQHSLADPGPSDIACQLDYVATHYGHSRLVVVVSDEPDTTARLDEILSRLSARHDIMWLMTSDLSPLGGPEDADGYDVSTGKVVLNGATLGRRVVAAYRRAEKARRRRLDALLTRHAIPYATLSGSGDIRRELVALNEVLARAG, encoded by the coding sequence GTGGGCAAGCACCTCAACCGGGCGCGGGCGCACTTCGGCAAGGACACCCGGGGACTGCTCGACGGCGGACGGTATGCGCTGTTGCACACGCGCAGCCTGGAATTCGACGATCTACGCCCCTACGTGCCCGGCGACGACGTACGCGACATCGACTGGAAGGCCTCGGCGCGCTCGGGCAGCGTGCTGATCAAGCGGTTCGTCTCCGAGAAACACCACAAGATCCTGCTGGTCGCCGACGCCGGCCGCAACATGTCCGCGCTGGCGCCCAGCGGTGAGTGCAAACGCGACGTCGCCGCCCACGCGATGGGGGCCATCGGCCTGATCAGCCTCAACCGCCTCGACGAGGTGGGGATGGTGCTCGGCGATGCCAGGGGCTCGGCCAACCTGCCCGCCCGCCGCGGTGAGAACCACGTCGAAAGCCTGCTGCACCGCTGGTACCAACACAGCCTCGCCGACCCGGGACCGAGCGACATCGCATGCCAACTCGACTACGTGGCAACCCATTACGGTCACAGCCGGCTCGTCGTCGTGGTCTCCGACGAACCGGACACCACCGCGCGCCTCGACGAGATCCTGAGCCGGTTGTCCGCACGCCACGACATCATGTGGCTGATGACGTCCGATCTGTCGCCACTCGGCGGACCCGAAGACGCCGACGGATACGACGTCTCGACCGGCAAGGTCGTCCTCAACGGCGCCACGCTCGGCAGACGCGTCGTCGCGGCGTACCGGCGCGCCGAAAAGGCCCGCCGACGACGGCTCGACGCCCTGCTCACCCGGCACGCCATCCCCTACGCGACCCTGTCCGGCAGCGGGGACATCCGCCGCGAACTCGTCGCGCTCAACGAGGTGCTCGCCCGTGCCGGATGA
- a CDS encoding cobalamin B12-binding domain-containing protein — protein sequence MRDLEQVLARYEATLVADDATSARALVEELLADGIDPVTVLTDVVARTQREVGTRWQRGEWTVAQEHAATAISVAATKAVSRHVRRTPVTRGRILVACSEREWHALPAMIIDCALRADGWDSTLLGAATSPMRLNQHLQDLGPEAVAVSCSVLGALPTTRRFIEASTAAGVPIVVGGPAFGADDVRARALGATAWAPSAQAAVLAVNGLPAVVPPAPPLPAGPAGEQALLEVDHRMLVDTLRVRWSVSAAAGPPEAASPGDLTDVANDVLHQVLHAVAATLLTGDPRPVSESAWWIADLMRTRGIDVATVYELGDVLTESLSDYPLARGLIDRHFTAGIDWT from the coding sequence GTGCGGGATCTAGAACAGGTGCTGGCCCGATACGAGGCCACGCTCGTCGCCGACGACGCGACGTCCGCCCGCGCGCTGGTCGAGGAACTGCTGGCCGACGGGATCGATCCGGTGACCGTGCTGACCGATGTGGTGGCCCGCACCCAACGTGAGGTCGGTACCCGCTGGCAACGCGGTGAGTGGACCGTCGCCCAGGAGCACGCCGCGACGGCGATCTCGGTCGCGGCGACCAAGGCGGTGTCCCGGCACGTGCGGCGCACACCGGTCACAAGGGGACGGATCCTGGTGGCGTGTTCGGAACGGGAGTGGCATGCCCTCCCGGCGATGATCATCGACTGCGCACTGCGTGCGGACGGCTGGGACAGCACCCTGCTCGGTGCGGCCACCTCCCCGATGCGGCTCAACCAGCACCTGCAGGATCTCGGCCCGGAGGCGGTGGCGGTGAGTTGTTCGGTGCTCGGCGCGTTGCCGACCACCCGGCGGTTCATCGAGGCGAGCACCGCGGCCGGGGTGCCGATCGTGGTGGGCGGTCCCGCGTTCGGCGCCGACGACGTGCGGGCCCGCGCCCTCGGTGCGACGGCATGGGCGCCTTCGGCCCAAGCGGCGGTACTCGCGGTGAACGGTCTGCCCGCGGTCGTACCGCCCGCTCCCCCGCTGCCCGCCGGGCCCGCCGGCGAGCAGGCACTGCTCGAGGTCGACCACCGGATGCTGGTGGACACACTGCGGGTGCGGTGGTCGGTCAGCGCCGCAGCGGGGCCGCCGGAGGCGGCCTCCCCGGGTGATCTCACCGACGTCGCCAACGACGTCCTGCACCAGGTCCTGCACGCGGTCGCCGCGACCCTGCTGACCGGGGACCCTCGGCCGGTGTCCGAATCAGCTTGGTGGATCGCCGATCTCATGCGCACCCGCGGTATCGATGTCGCCACCGTGTACGAACTCGGTGACGTCCTGACCGAGTCGCTGTCGGACTATCCGCTGGCGCGCGGGCTGATCGACCGCCACTTCACCGCCGGAATCGACTGGACCTAG